The Pseudomonas protegens genome contains the following window.
TCCGCCGGCTGGCTGCGCCAATGGGGCCAGGGCTGGTCCAGCGCGCTCTTCTACTATGGCGACAGCGCCCTCAACGGCTACCGCTTCGAACGGATCGACACCCGCCTCGCCAAGCACCTGGCCCTGGGCAAGGCCAACCTGGAACTGGCGGGCACGCTGCAGCAACGACTCGACCACCAGCCCAGCACCTTCGCCGACAACCGCTACGACTCGCGGCACGTGGTCTATTTCAGCGCCGAGCTGGAGTTCTAGCGTGGCCCGGCAGCGGCCCTCGGGGGCCTTGGGCATGCGTCGCCGACTCGGCTGGGGCCTGTTCCTGCTGAGCCTACTGCTGTGCACGCCGCTGCGCGCCGCCGACGTCTTGCTGACCGCCAGCGAGGACAACCCGGCGGTACGCACCTTCACCGCCGAACTGGCCGCCCAGCGCCCCCAGGACCAGGTGCGCTTCGTTGCGCTGGAGCAACTGCCGGCGCCGGGCCAACTGCCCAGCGCCACGCGCCTGATTCTGCTGGACCCGCAAAGCCTCGACTGGCGCCTGCAAGATCCCCGGGGCCCGGCCACCCTGGTCCTGCGCATCAGCCGCCTGCAAGCCCAGCAGCGCCTGCAGGGCACGCATCCCCCCGGGCTCAGCCTGCTCTGGAGCGATCCGCCGCCAAGTCGTCAGTTGCGCCTGATCCGCAAGGTCTTGCCCCAGGCGCGCCGGGTTGGCGTGCTCTACAGCGAGGACAGCCAGTTCCTGCTCAACGAGCTGCGTGGCGCCGCGCAATCCCTGGGCCTGGAGATCGTCGCCGAACCCTGGGACAGCACCCATGACAGCCGCCCATTGCAAAACCTGTTGCGCAACAGCGACGTGCTGCTGGGCCTGGATGACCCCAAGCTGTACAACCCGAAAACCGTGAAGAACCTGCTGCTCAGCAGCTACGCCCAGCAACGCGCGCTGATCGGCCCCAATGCCGGCTTCGTCAGGGCCGGGAGCCTGGCCAGCACCTACAGCGACCAGCAAGACTGGCTCAAGACCCTGGACAGCCTGCTGGAACAGGCGCCGAACCGCTGGCCCCGGGCGCTGTACCCGGCGGACTTCAAAGTACTGAGCAATCCACAGGTGGCACGCTCACTGGGCATCGAGGAAATCGACCCACAAGCCGTCGCGCGCCAACTGAGTGAAGGAGAGCAACGCCCATGAAATTGCGTCGCCGATGGGACATCCACACCCGCACGCAGCTCATCAGCCTCGGCCCGGCCTTGCTCCTGACCCTGTTGCTGATCAGCTTCTTTACCTTCGTGCGCATTCAGGACCTGCGCCAGGAGCTGAACCACACCGGCCAGCTGATTGCCAACCAACTGGCGCCGGCCACCGAGTACGGCGTGATCTCCGGCAACAACGAAGGCCTGGAAAGCCTATTGCAGGCCACCCTGGCCACGCCCCACGTGCAGTTCCTGGAGGTGCAGGACAGCGCCAACAACATCCTGGTGTATGTCGAGCAAGCATCGGCCAGCCATAAACAGGCGCAACAGATCAAGGTGTTCCAGGCGCCGGTGCGCTTGCAGCGGATCCAGGTGCACAACGACTTCCTGGAAAATGACCCGACCAACCTGGGCCCCCAGGGCGACGGGTATCTGGGCCGGGTCATTGTCGGCATGTCCAACGACGCCTTCAGCCAGCGCCAGCAGGAAATTCTCCTCAAGGCCGCGATCCTCGCCCTGTTCGCCCTGCTCTTCACCTTCCTCCTGGCCCGGCGCCTGGCTGCCGGCCTGGCGCAACCCATCAGCGCCATGGGTCACGCGGTCAAGGCGATCCAGGAAGGCGACTTCAAGGCGCCGCTGCCGATTGTCGACGACGGCGAGCTGGGCAATCTGGCACGCCACATCAACAACCTCGCCGCCGGCCTGGAACTGGCCAGCCGCGAGCAGCAACAGGCCATGTCACAACTGATCCAGACCCGGGAAGAAGCGGAACGGGCGAACAAGGCGAAATCGGATTTCCTGGCGATGATGAGCCACGAACTGCGCACCCCGATGAACGGCGTGCTGGGCATGCTGCAGCTGCTGGAAACCACCGAGATGACCCAGGAGCAGAGCGAGTACGCGGCCCTGGCCTCGGAATCCACCGAACACCTGCTGAAGGTGATCAACGACATCCTCGATTTCTCCCGCATCGAACGCTCGGCCCTGGAGCTGGAACACATTCCATTCAACCTCGCCGAACTGATCAGCAGCTCGGCCCAGGCCTTCCAGCACAGCGCCCTGCAGCGCGGCCTGGACCTGCAACTGCGCCTGCCGCCGGGCATGGAGTCGCTGCAGGTCAAGGGCGACCCGACGCGGATCCGGCAGATTCTGGTGAACCTGATCGGCAACGCCCTGAAGTTCACCGAACAAGGCAGCGTCGTCATCGAAGCGCAGTGGCAGGCTCTGGATCACGAGCTGCTGTGGTTCACCTGTGCGGTACGCGACAGCGGAATCGGCATCAGCCCCGCCAGCCTGGAGCTGATGTTCGATGCCTTCCAGCAGGCCGACAGCAGCATCTCCCGGCGGTACGGCGGCACCGGCCTGGGCCTGCCCATTGCCCGCACCCTGGCCGAGCGCATGGGCGGCACCCTGCGGGCCCAGAGCGAGGAAGGCCGCGGCTCGGTGTTCACCCTGGAGATCCCCCTGGCACTGTTCCAGCAAAGCTTGCCGGTGCTGGCGCCGCGAGTCAGCACCGCCGCTCACCCGGGCGAAGGGCGCAATGTGCTGCTGGTGGAAGACAACCCGGTGAACCAGACCGTGATCCAGGCCATGCTGCGCAGCCTGGGCTTCACCGTGAGCGTCGTCACCGACGGCGCCCAGGCGGTGCGCAGCGCCGAGAGCCTGATTTTCGAAGCGATTCTGATGGATTGCCGACTGCCGCTGGTCGATGGTTATGAAGCCACCCGGCAGATCCGCCAATTGCCCGGCTGCGCCGATCTGCCGATCATCGCCCTGACCGCCAACGCCTTGCAGGGCGACCGCGAAGCCTGCCTGGCAGCGGGCATGAACGACTACCTGGCCAAGCCGTTCAAGCGCGCTGATCTGCAGCAAATTCTCCAACGTTGGGTGCAGTAAGAGGCTATTTTCCAACAGGTGCGACTGGCGTGACGGGCGAAAGTGCGGCAGTCTTAGGCACCCGACGGGGCCCTGAAAAGGCCCTCAAAAAAAATTTCAGTGAACAAGTGTACTTTCATACCCTTGGCGCTGTGACTTTCACTACAACGCAATAGTCTATGAGTAGGCTGCCGGCTCGAGGCATGAACGCTTCGATCGGCCGGGAAGATTGCCCAACCCTGCCGCACGGGACTATTGAGGAGCTCGCATGACCAAACAAAACGCCTTTACTCGGGAAGACCTGCTGCGCTGCAGTCGCGGTGAGCTGTTCGGCCCAGGTAACGCGCAACTGCCCGCCCCCAACATGCTGATGGTGGATCGCATCACCCATATCAGCGAAGAGGGTGGCAAGTACGGTAAAGGTGAATTGGTCGCTGAGCTGGATATCACTCCAGACCTGTGGTTCTTCGCTTGCCACTTCGAAGGCGATCCGGTGATGCCGGGCTGCCTGGGCCTGGATGCCATGTGGCAGCTGGTCGGTTTCTTCCTTGGCTGGCAAGGCCTGCCGGGCCGCGGTCGCGCCCTGGGTTCGGGAGAAGTGAAGTTCTTCGGCCAGGTTCTGCCGACGGCAAAAAAGGTCACCTACAACATTCATATCAAGCGCGTGCTCAAGGGCAAGCTGAACATGGCCATCGCCGATGGCTCGGTCAGCGTTGACGGCCGCGAAATCTATACCGCCGAAGGCCTCCGGGTCGGCGTGTTTACCTCCACTGACAACTTCTAAGGGTTATCCGCATGCGCCGCGTCGTTATCACTGGTCTTGGCATTGTTTCGTGCCTGGGCAATGACAAAGAGACCGTCTCCGCTAACCTGCGTGCAAGTCGCCCTGGCATCCGCTTCAACCCGGAATATGCCGAAATGGGTCTGCGTAGCCAGGTTTCCGGCTCCATTGACCTGAACCTCGAAGAACTGATCGATCGCAAGATCTATCGCTTCGTCGGCCACGCGGCGGCTTATGCCTACCTGGCCATGAAAGACGCCATCGCCGATTCCGGCCTGAGCGAAGAACAAGTGTCCAACCCGCGTACCGGCCTGATCGCCGGCTCCGGTGGCGCTTCGACCCTGAACCAGATGGAAGCGCTGGACATCCTGCGCGAGAAAGGCGTCAAGCGCGTTGGCCCATACCGCGTCACGCGGACCATGAGCAGCACCGTTTCCGCCTGCCTGGCCACACCGTTCAAGATCAAGGGCCTGAACTACTCCATCGCTTCTGCCTGCGCCACCAGTGCCCACTGCATCGGCACCGCCATGGAACAGATCCAGATGGGCAAACAGGACATCGTCTTCGCCGGCGGCGGTGAAGAAGAGCATTGGACCCAGTCGTTCCTGTTCGACGCCATGGGCGCCCTGTCCACCCAGTACAACGAAACCCCGGAAAAAGCCTCCCGCGCCTACGACGCCAAGCGTGACGGTTTCGTCATCGCCGGCGGTGGCGGCATGGTGGTGGTCGAGGAGCTGGAACACGCTCTGGCCCGTGGTGCCAAGATCTACGCGGAAATCGTCGGCTACGGCGCCACTTCCGACGGCTACGACATGGTGGCTCCAAGCGGCGAAGGCGCGATCCGCTGCATGCAGATGGCCATGTCCACCGTCGACACCCCGATCGACTACCTGAACACCCACGGCACCTCGACCCCGGTCGGCGACGTCGCGGAAATGAAAGGCGTGCGTGAAGTGTTCGGCGACAAGGCTCCGGCCATCAGCTCCACCAAGAGCCTGTCGGGTCACTCCCTGGGCGCCGCCGGCGTTCACGAAGCGATCTACTGCATGCTGATGATGGAAGGCAACTTCATGGCCGGTTCGGCCAACATCGACGAGCTGGACCCGGAAGTGGCCGACATGCCGATCCTGACCAAGACTCGCGAAGACGCCACCATCAACACCGTGATGAGCAACAGCTTCGGCTTCGGTGGCACCAACGCCACCCTGGTACTGAAGCGCTGGCAGGGCAAGTAAGCCTCGCCGCTTCGCTGAATGAAAAAGCCCCGACCGGTTCGGGGCTTTTTTTCGCCTGGCGTTCGCCGGCAAGCCGACTCCTGCGCCTCCTGCATGAAACGGATTGCCGGCGAAACAGCCTCACACCGAGAAGCGCGCCACCATGCTGTTCAGGTCCACCGCCAGCCGTGACAACTCCTGGCTGGCGGCGCTGGTCTGATTGGCCCCCGCCGAGGTCTGCAACGCCAGGTTGCGGATGTTCATCAGGTTGCGGTCCACTTCCCGCGCCACCGCGGCCTGTTGCTCCGAGGCACTGGCGATCACGATGTTGCGCTCGTTGATCAGGGTGAAGGCCGAAGCGATTTCCTCCAGTGCCTGCCCCGCCGCCTTGGCCACTTCCAGGGTCGAATGAGCGCGACTATTGCTTTGCTGCATGGAGCTGACCGCCTGATCGGTGCCCTGCTGGATACCGCCGATCATCTGCTCGATTTCCTGGGTCGATTGCTGGGTCCGGTGGGCCAGGGCTCGCACTTCATCGGCCACCACAGCGAAGCCGCGCCCGGCATCTCCTGCCCGCGCCGCCTCGATGGCCGCGTTCAGGGCCAGCAGGTTGGTCTGCTCGGCGATGGAGCGAATCACCTCCAGCACCTTGCTGATGCCGTAGACCTTCTGCGCCAGCTGCTCCACCTGACTGGCATTGGCGGTCACATCCTCGGCCAGCGACTCGATGGACAGCACGGTCTGATGCACTTGTTCGCGCCCGTGCTGGGCGATCCGATCCGACTCCCGGGACGCTTCGGAAGTGGCCACCGCGTTGCTCGCCACCTCCTCCACCGCGGCAGTCATCTGATTCACCGCCGTGGCCGCCTGTTCGATCTCCTGGCTCTGCTGGTGCAAGCCGCGAGTGGCGTCCTCGGTGACGCAACTGAGCTCCTCGGAAGCCGAGGCAAGCTGGCTGGAGGAGTCGGAAATGCGCCGGATGGTTTCGCGCAAGCTGTGCTGCATGGCCTTGAGCGCCAGCAACAGGCGCGCCGGCTCGTCCTTGCCGATCACGGTGATCTCCCCGGTCAGGTCGCCGCCGGCCACCACCTCGGCGACGCGCAAGGACTGCGCCAGCGGCAGGACGATGCTGCGGGTCAACAACAAGGCCAGGCCGATGGTCACCAGTGCCGCCACCACGATCATCCCCACCACCCAGACTCGCGACTTGCTGAAGACAGCCTGGGCCAGATCCGTGGCCTGGGTCGCACTTTGCTTGTTCAACTCGATCAGGTCATGCAGTGTCGCGGCCATTTCATCGGCCAACTGGTTCATTTCACCGTTGACCACCTTGACCGCCTCCTCCAGCTGGTTCTGGCTGGAGAAGGCCATGACCTGGGCCTGACGCTGCAGGTATTGCTTCTCCACGTCCTTGAAGCGATCGAACAGGACCCGCTCCTGGGGCAGCACGATCAGCGACTCATAGCGCCCCTGGGCAGCGCCCAGGCCACTCTTGATGTCATTGATCTTGGCTTCGTTCTGGGCCAGGGCCTGAGGGTCGCGATTGATCAGCAGGCGCAGGGTCAAGGCGCGAAGCCGCAGCAAGTCCTGGCTCATGTCGCCCACCGACATGACGCTGGGCAACCAGTTGCTTTCCACTTCATCGGACTGCTGGCGCATGTTGGCCATCTGCATCAGGGCAAATGCGCCGAGGACAAACACCATCAGCGCCAGCAAGCCAAAACCCAGGCTGGCGCGGGGGGCAATGTTGAGACTTCTGAGACTCATTCCTTTGGCTCCTTCCTAGAGCGCTGCAAGAGCTTGCAGCAGGGTGCTCTTAGACGGTATCGGGCTGGCGGAAATTTGCGTAAGACAAAAACGTGATATCAAAACGCCCTATGACTTCGATACCTGAGAGTAAAACGATTCAGCTCGGCGAAAGTCGGCACTTTTCCGATCAAACGGTGCAGCTGGCACCGCGAAACCGGCTGATTCAGCGCTGCTTGCACCTTCATCGGCGCGACACTGGCCACTGACTACCGGAAGTAAAAACCTGAACGCCTGCGCCGGCGAATGCTCTATAACTTCAGCACCTTTACTACCCGATCCGACATTCATCACTGCCTGAGGTTTGCCATGACCATTACCGTCAATACCGAGTCCAGCGAAGGTTTCCGCCACAGCATCCAGGTCGACGACCATCAGTTGTTCACCGACCTGCCGCAGTACGCCGGTGGCGAAGGCACCGCCCCCGAACCCCACGATTATTTCGATGCCGCCCTGGGGGCCTGCAAGGCCCTGACCCTCAAGCTCTACGCACAGAAGAAGAACATCCCGCTCACCGGCGTCACCGTGGAGCTCAAGCACGACAACAGCCAGGAACAGCAAGGCAAGTACGCCCTGCACGTGAAGCTGACCCTCAAGGGCGTGCTCACCGACGCCCAGCGTGAAGAGTTGCACCGGGTAGCGGACCGCTGCCCGATCCACAAGCTGATGACCACCAGTGAAGTCAGCATCGAGACTCACCTGTCCGAAGGCGCCTTCAGCCAGTAGCGGCAAGGCTGGCACCCGGGGGTTATGCTGGCGGGCATAACCCCGATCAGCCTGGAGTCCGCCATGAATTCGCCCCTAGTGATCCGCCCCCGCGTCGAGGACGTCGAAGGCCAGCCTATCCTGCGCCCCCTGCCTTCGGCGCAATGCCGCAGCGTCGGGCCTTTCGTGTTCTTCGACCACATGCTGAGCACCTCCTACCCGGCCGGCAAAGGCATGAACATCCGCCAGCACCCGCATATCGGCCTGTCCACCCTGACCTACCTGTTCGCAGGACAGATCCAGCACAAGGACAGCCTCGGCTCGGACCAGATCGTCCTGCCCGGAGATGTCAGCTGGATGACCGCCGGCAGCGCCATCGCTCACGTCGAACGCACACCCGAGGCTTTGCTGGGCGAGGATTTTGCAATGCATGGCTTGCAGGTCTGGCTGGCCTCGCCCAAGGAACATGAACAAGGGCCTGGGCACTACAGCCATCACCCCGCAGCCACACTGCCGGTGAGCGACAACCTCGGGGTCATGATCCGCATGATCGCCGGCAGCGGCTTCTGCCTGGAATCGCCGGTGCCGGTGCTCTCCCCGACCCTGTATGCCGAACTGCGCCTGCAGACCGCCACCAGCCTGTTGATTCCCACCGAGCATCAGCAACGCGCGCTGTATGTACTGGACGGCGAGGCACAACTGGACGGCGAGCCATTGCCCCCGCACTCGCTGGTGCTGTTGCCGGAAGGAGAAAACGCCACGCTGTTCGCCGAGAGCGACTGCCATGCAGTACTGCTCGGCGGTGCGCCGCTGGACGGGCCGCGACGGATCAACTGGAACTTTGTCGCCAGCGACCCACTGTTGATCGATGCCGCACGCAAGCGCTGGGCGGCCGGAGACTGGCCGCAGGTGCCAGGAGAAAGCGAGCGCATCGAACTGCCCGCCTCCCGCCACTGACCCGCAGAAGCCTGCGCCTACGGATCAGTGGGGTTGCGCTCAGCCCTGGAACACTTCATCCAACAGGTAATGCATGGCGGCGAAGGCTCGGGCGGAGGTCTTGGCGTCGTACATCATCTTGCCCGGCAGGTTGGCGTGGGTGTCGGTGAAGGAATGCACCGCGCCACCGTAGCTGACCAGTTGCCAGTCCACCCCCGCCGCATCCATTTCCGCTTCGAAGGCCGGCAATTGCTCCCTGGCCACGAACGGATCGGCCGCACCGTGCAACACCAGCACCGAGCCCTTGATGTTTTGCGCGTCAGCCGGGGTGGGCGTATCCAAGGTGCCGTGGAACGACACCGCGGCCTTTACCGGCGCCCCGCTGCGGGCCAGCTCCAGCGCGCAGCAGCCGCCAAAGCAGAAGCCGAAGGTGGCCAGCTTCGAGGTGTCCACTGCGGCCTCGGTCTGGCTCTGCAGCGCGCTAAAGGCCGCCTGCATGCGTTTACGCAGCAGCGCCCGGTCATCCTTGAGCGGCATCATCGCGGCACCGGCCTGGCTGGCATCGCTGGGACGCACCGACTGGCCATACAAGTCGGCGATCAGCACCACATAGCCCTTGGCCGCCACCGACTCGGCGAGCTTCTCCGCGCCGGCGCTGACACCCATCCAGTTCGGCGCCATCAGCAACCCCGGGAGCGCGCCTTTATGGGCGGCATCGAAGGCCAGGCGGCCTTCATAGGGCTGGCCATCGATCTGATAGACCACGGAACGCACGGTGATTTGACTCATGACTCATCTTCTCCAGTAGGGGGACACCAGAATGAAAAAACCCGCCGAAGCGGGTTTTTCCTGCAACCTGATTAAACCGACAGTTCAACCAGCAGCTTGTTCAGTCGGCGCACATAGGCCGCCGGGTCTTTCAAGCTGTCACCGGCCGCCAGGGCCGCTTGATCGAAGAGGATGTGCGACAGGTCGCCAAAGCGCTCTTCGTTCTGCTCGCCGTCGAGTTTCTCGATCAGCGGGTGAGTCGGGTTGAATTCGAAGATCGGCTTGGAATCCGGAACCTTCTGCCCGCTGGCTTCAAGGATCTGACGCATTTGCAGCCCCAGGTCCTGCTCGCCGATGGCCAGGATCGCCGGCGAGTCGGTCAGGCGGTGGGAAACCCGCACTTCGCTGACGCTCTCGCCCAGGGCGGTCTTGATCCGCTCAACCAGGCCTTCCTTGGTCTTGGCAACTTCCTCGGCAGCCTTCTTGTCCTCTTCCGAGTCGAGGTTGCCCAGGTCCAGGTCGCCACGCGCCACGTCGACAAAGCTCTTGCCGTCGAACTCGTTGAGGTAGCTCATCAGCCACTCGTCGATGCGGTCGGTGAGCAGCAGCACTTCGATGCCTTTCTTGCGGAAGACTTCCAGGTGCGGGCTGTTCTTCACCTGGGCGTAGGATTCGCCGGTGAGGAAGTAGATCTTGTCCTGACCTTCCTTGGCGCGAGCCAGGTAGTCGGCCAGCGACACGGTCTGCTCGCCGTCGTCGCCCTGAGTGGAAGCGAAGCGCAGCAGGCCGGCGATCTTTTCCTTGTTGGCGAAGTCTTCGGCCGGGCCTTCCTTCATCACCTGGCCAAAGTTCTTCCAGAAGCCCTTGTATTGCTCGGGCTCGTTCTTCGCCAGTTTTTCCAGCATGTCCAGCACGCGCTTGGTCAGCGCCGACTTCATCGAATCGATGATCGGGTCTTTCTGCAGGATTTCCCGCGAGACGTTCAGCGACAGGTCGTTGGAATCCACCACGCCCTTGATGAAGCGCAGGTACAGCGGCAGGAAGGACTCGGCCTGATCCATGACGAACACGCGCTGCACGTAGAGCTTGAGGCCCTTCGGCGCTTCGCGCTGGTACAGGTCGAACGGCGCGCGAGCCGGTACGTAGAGCAGCGAGCTGTATTCCAGCTTGCCTTCAACCTTGTTGTGGCTCCAGCTCAGCGGGTTCTCGAAGTCATGGGCGATGTGCTTGTAGAACTCCTGGTATTCCTCGTCCTTGATCTCGGTACGCGGACGGGTCCACAGGGCACTGGCGCGGTTGACGGTTTCCCATTCCAGTGCCGGTTT
Protein-coding sequences here:
- a CDS encoding ABC transporter substrate-binding protein; this translates as MRRRLGWGLFLLSLLLCTPLRAADVLLTASEDNPAVRTFTAELAAQRPQDQVRFVALEQLPAPGQLPSATRLILLDPQSLDWRLQDPRGPATLVLRISRLQAQQRLQGTHPPGLSLLWSDPPPSRQLRLIRKVLPQARRVGVLYSEDSQFLLNELRGAAQSLGLEIVAEPWDSTHDSRPLQNLLRNSDVLLGLDDPKLYNPKTVKNLLLSSYAQQRALIGPNAGFVRAGSLASTYSDQQDWLKTLDSLLEQAPNRWPRALYPADFKVLSNPQVARSLGIEEIDPQAVARQLSEGEQRP
- a CDS encoding ATP-binding protein — protein: MKLRRRWDIHTRTQLISLGPALLLTLLLISFFTFVRIQDLRQELNHTGQLIANQLAPATEYGVISGNNEGLESLLQATLATPHVQFLEVQDSANNILVYVEQASASHKQAQQIKVFQAPVRLQRIQVHNDFLENDPTNLGPQGDGYLGRVIVGMSNDAFSQRQQEILLKAAILALFALLFTFLLARRLAAGLAQPISAMGHAVKAIQEGDFKAPLPIVDDGELGNLARHINNLAAGLELASREQQQAMSQLIQTREEAERANKAKSDFLAMMSHELRTPMNGVLGMLQLLETTEMTQEQSEYAALASESTEHLLKVINDILDFSRIERSALELEHIPFNLAELISSSAQAFQHSALQRGLDLQLRLPPGMESLQVKGDPTRIRQILVNLIGNALKFTEQGSVVIEAQWQALDHELLWFTCAVRDSGIGISPASLELMFDAFQQADSSISRRYGGTGLGLPIARTLAERMGGTLRAQSEEGRGSVFTLEIPLALFQQSLPVLAPRVSTAAHPGEGRNVLLVEDNPVNQTVIQAMLRSLGFTVSVVTDGAQAVRSAESLIFEAILMDCRLPLVDGYEATRQIRQLPGCADLPIIALTANALQGDREACLAAGMNDYLAKPFKRADLQQILQRWVQ
- the fabA gene encoding 3-hydroxyacyl-[acyl-carrier-protein] dehydratase FabA, giving the protein MTKQNAFTREDLLRCSRGELFGPGNAQLPAPNMLMVDRITHISEEGGKYGKGELVAELDITPDLWFFACHFEGDPVMPGCLGLDAMWQLVGFFLGWQGLPGRGRALGSGEVKFFGQVLPTAKKVTYNIHIKRVLKGKLNMAIADGSVSVDGREIYTAEGLRVGVFTSTDNF
- the fabB gene encoding beta-ketoacyl-ACP synthase I, with the protein product MRRVVITGLGIVSCLGNDKETVSANLRASRPGIRFNPEYAEMGLRSQVSGSIDLNLEELIDRKIYRFVGHAAAYAYLAMKDAIADSGLSEEQVSNPRTGLIAGSGGASTLNQMEALDILREKGVKRVGPYRVTRTMSSTVSACLATPFKIKGLNYSIASACATSAHCIGTAMEQIQMGKQDIVFAGGGEEEHWTQSFLFDAMGALSTQYNETPEKASRAYDAKRDGFVIAGGGGMVVVEELEHALARGAKIYAEIVGYGATSDGYDMVAPSGEGAIRCMQMAMSTVDTPIDYLNTHGTSTPVGDVAEMKGVREVFGDKAPAISSTKSLSGHSLGAAGVHEAIYCMLMMEGNFMAGSANIDELDPEVADMPILTKTREDATINTVMSNSFGFGGTNATLVLKRWQGK
- a CDS encoding methyl-accepting chemotaxis protein; this translates as MQHSLRETIRRISDSSSQLASASEELSCVTEDATRGLHQQSQEIEQAATAVNQMTAAVEEVASNAVATSEASRESDRIAQHGREQVHQTVLSIESLAEDVTANASQVEQLAQKVYGISKVLEVIRSIAEQTNLLALNAAIEAARAGDAGRGFAVVADEVRALAHRTQQSTQEIEQMIGGIQQGTDQAVSSMQQSNSRAHSTLEVAKAAGQALEEIASAFTLINERNIVIASASEQQAAVAREVDRNLMNIRNLALQTSAGANQTSAASQELSRLAVDLNSMVARFSV
- a CDS encoding OsmC family protein, with the protein product MTITVNTESSEGFRHSIQVDDHQLFTDLPQYAGGEGTAPEPHDYFDAALGACKALTLKLYAQKKNIPLTGVTVELKHDNSQEQQGKYALHVKLTLKGVLTDAQREELHRVADRCPIHKLMTTSEVSIETHLSEGAFSQ
- a CDS encoding pirin family protein, whose product is MNSPLVIRPRVEDVEGQPILRPLPSAQCRSVGPFVFFDHMLSTSYPAGKGMNIRQHPHIGLSTLTYLFAGQIQHKDSLGSDQIVLPGDVSWMTAGSAIAHVERTPEALLGEDFAMHGLQVWLASPKEHEQGPGHYSHHPAATLPVSDNLGVMIRMIAGSGFCLESPVPVLSPTLYAELRLQTATSLLIPTEHQQRALYVLDGEAQLDGEPLPPHSLVLLPEGENATLFAESDCHAVLLGGAPLDGPRRINWNFVASDPLLIDAARKRWAAGDWPQVPGESERIELPASRH
- a CDS encoding dienelactone hydrolase family protein, which translates into the protein MSQITVRSVVYQIDGQPYEGRLAFDAAHKGALPGLLMAPNWMGVSAGAEKLAESVAAKGYVVLIADLYGQSVRPSDASQAGAAMMPLKDDRALLRKRMQAAFSALQSQTEAAVDTSKLATFGFCFGGCCALELARSGAPVKAAVSFHGTLDTPTPADAQNIKGSVLVLHGAADPFVAREQLPAFEAEMDAAGVDWQLVSYGGAVHSFTDTHANLPGKMMYDAKTSARAFAAMHYLLDEVFQG
- the htpG gene encoding molecular chaperone HtpG → MSVETQKETLGFQTEVKQLLHLMIHSLYSNKEIFLRELISNASDAVDKLRFEALSKPELLEGGAELKIRVSFDKDAKTVTLEDNGIGMSREDVITHLGTIAKSGTADFMKNLTGDQKKDSHLIGQFGVGFYSAFIVADQVEVFSRRAGLPASEGVHWSSKGEGEFEVATIDKAERGTRIVLHLKSGEDEFADGWRLRNIIKKYSDHIALPIELPKQAAAAEGEEKPALEWETVNRASALWTRPRTEIKDEEYQEFYKHIAHDFENPLSWSHNKVEGKLEYSSLLYVPARAPFDLYQREAPKGLKLYVQRVFVMDQAESFLPLYLRFIKGVVDSNDLSLNVSREILQKDPIIDSMKSALTKRVLDMLEKLAKNEPEQYKGFWKNFGQVMKEGPAEDFANKEKIAGLLRFASTQGDDGEQTVSLADYLARAKEGQDKIYFLTGESYAQVKNSPHLEVFRKKGIEVLLLTDRIDEWLMSYLNEFDGKSFVDVARGDLDLGNLDSEEDKKAAEEVAKTKEGLVERIKTALGESVSEVRVSHRLTDSPAILAIGEQDLGLQMRQILEASGQKVPDSKPIFEFNPTHPLIEKLDGEQNEERFGDLSHILFDQAALAAGDSLKDPAAYVRRLNKLLVELSV